In Salvelinus alpinus chromosome 30, SLU_Salpinus.1, whole genome shotgun sequence, a single genomic region encodes these proteins:
- the LOC139559913 gene encoding kinesin-like protein KIF1A isoform X8 yields MAGASVKVAVRVRPFNSREIGKESKCIIQMTGNTTTILNPKQPKENKSFNFDYSYWSHTTPDDINYHSQKQVYKDIGEEMLLHAFEGYNVCIFAYGQTGSGKSYTMMGKQDQKDQQGIIPLLCEDLFTKISDSNTDNSLSYSVEVSYMEIYCERVRDLLNPKNKGNLRVREHPLMGPYVEDLSKLAVTSYNDIQDLMESGNKARTVAATNMNETSSRSHAVFNIIFTQKKHDMDSENTSEKVSKISLVDLAGSERADSTGAKGTRLKEGANINKSLTTLGKVISALAEVDTAPNKNKKKKKVENHIPYRDSVLTWLLRENLGGNSRTAMVAALSPADINYDETLSTLRYADRAKQIRCNAVINEDPNNRLVRELKEEVCRLKDLLYAQGLGDIIDMTNAMTGMSPSPSLSALSSRTGSMANLHDRIFSPASEEAIERLKETEKIIAELNETWEEKLRRTEDIRMQREALLAEMGVAMREDGGTVGVFSPKKTPHLVNLNEDPLMSECLLYYIKDGTTKVGREDARSRQDIVLSGHFIQDEHCTFSSTTGPGGEGNVILEPCEGAEIYVNGKLVTTPTLLRSGNRIIMGKSHVFRFTNPEQARQERERTPCAETPVEPVDWAFAQSELLDKQGIDMKQEMESRLQELEDQYRREREEASNLLEQQRLDYESKLEALQKQVDRNSRCLEPPEEEEEPEEEVPWTKCETELALWAFRKWRFYQFTSLRDLLWGNAIFLKEANAISVELKKKVQFQFVLLTDTLYSPLPPDLLPPSVTKERERQPFPRTIVAVEVQDQKNGATHYWTLEKLRQRLDLMREMYDRAAEVPSSTVEDCDQALTGGDPFYDRFPWFRLVGRAFVYLSNLLYPVPLVHRVAIVSEKGEVKGFLRVAVQAISADEEAPDYGSGVRQSGTAKISFEDQQFEKFQTESCSGSMSHSNTSQEELRFVEGEGQTSDIGADPDEVNNNTCADLSPITATPEAPQSPLKGVLGLELPLELNQEKALSHLRIGSTFTFRVTVLQASSISAEYADIFCQFNFIHRHDEAFSTEPLKNTGRGPPLGFYHVQNITVEVTKSFVEYIKTQPIVFEVFGHYQKQPFPPLCKDLISSHFFYSPLRPSRRQFPRVMPLSKPVPATKLNTLTRSMAGPCHSKYDLMAFFEICELEANGDYIPSVVDHRGGMPCHGTFLLHQGIQRRITVTIAHETGNDVEWKEVKELVVGRIRNTPEADETIIDPNILSLNILSAGYVWPSYDDNVSLGVDHRTFYRFEAAWDSSMHNSLLLNRVTPYGEKIYITLSAYLEMENCTQPTVITKDFCMVFYSRDAKLPASRSIRNLFSTGCLRPSESNRVTGVYEVSLCHVADAGSPGMQRRRRRVLDTSVAYVRGEENLAGWRPRSDSLILDHQWELEKLSLLQEVEKTRHYLLLREKLEATLAAGQDALCKSGDISDFAKSPILSYSLGGSPALESPSQRQRELAAKCLRLLMHTFNREYSQVSSSASESKLSEMSALLMSPSSSGLSTLTPSSTCPSLVEGHYDIRHIEPSSGASTPDLDPFSPVDRKRIPGRGSTFVPDIQEIRVSPIVSKKGYLHFLEPHTSGWVKRYVVVRRPYVYLYRNERDNVERAVINLSSAQVEYSEDKQTLLRTPNTFAVCTEHRGILLQASNDKEMHDWLYAFNPLLAGTIRSKLSRRKSGPRM; encoded by the exons CGATCCTAAACCCCAAACAGCCGAAGGAGAACAAGAGCTTCAACTTCGACTACTCCTACTGGTCACATACCACG cCGGACGACATCAACTATCATTCACAGAAGCAGGTGTACAAAGACATTGGAGAGGAGATGTTGCTGCATGCCTTTGAGGGCTACAACGTGTGTATCTTTGCATATGGCCAGACTGGATCTGGGAAGAGCTACACCATGATGGGCAAGCAGGACCAGAAGGACCAGCAAGGCATTATCCCCCTg CTTTGTGAGGACCTCTTCACCAAGATCAGTGACAGCAATACTGACAACAGCTTGTCCTACTCCGTAGAG GTGAGCTACATGGAGATCTACTGTGAGCGTGTGCGTGACCTGCTGAACCCGAAGAACAAAGGGAACCTGCGTGTGAGAGAGCACCCCCTGATGGGGCCCTACGTGGAGGACCTGTCCAAACTGGCCGTCACCTCCTACAACGACATCCAGGACCTGATGGAGTCTGGCAACAAGGCCAG GACGGTGGCAGCCACTAACATGAACGAGACCAGCAGCCGCTCTCACGCTGTCTTCAACATCATCTTCACTCAGAAGAAACACGACATGGATTCAGAGAACACGTCTGAGAAG GTGAGCAAGATCAGCCTGGTGGATCTGGCTGGGAGTGAGAGAGCTGACTCTACAGGAGCCAAAGGAACCAGGCTGAAG GAAGGAGCAAATATCAACAAATCTCTAACCACACTGGGAAAAGTCATCTCTGCTTTAGCTGAAGTG GACACGGCACCAAATAAG aacaagaagaagaagaaagtggAGAACCATATCCCATACAGAGACTCAGTGCTGACCTGGCTGCTGAGAGAGAACCTGG GGGGTAACTCTCGCACTGCCATGGTGGCAGCCCTCAGCCCTGCTGATATCAACTATGACGAGACCCTGAGCACCCTCAG GTATGCAGACCGCGCTAAGCAGATCCGCTGTAACGCTGTTATCAACGAGGACCCCAACAACCGTCTGGTGCGTGAGTTGAAGGAGGAGGTGTGTCGCCTCAAGGACCTCCTCTATGCTCAGGGCCTGGGAGATATCATAGaca TGACCAATGCCATGACTGGGATGagcccctctccctcactctctgctCTGTCCAGCCGCACGGGCTCCATGGCAAACCTGCACGACCGCATCTTCAGCCCCGCCTCCGAGGAGGCCATAGAGAGACTCAag GAAACAGAGAAAATCATTGCAGAGCTCAATGAGACATGGGAGGAGAAGCTGCGCCGTACTGAAGATATCCGGATGCAGAG GGAAGCCCTACTGGCTGAGATGGGTGTGGCCATGAGAGAAGATGGAGGCACCGTGGGCGTGTTCTCCCCCAAGAAG ACCCCTCACCTGGTGAACCTAAACGAGGACCCATTGATGTCTGAGTGCTTACTCTACTACATCAAAGATGGGACCACCAA GGTGGGTCGTGAGGACGCCAGAAGTCGCCAGGACATTGTGCTCAGCGGCCATTTTATCCAGGACGAGCACTGCACCTTCAGCAGCACCACAGGCCCCGGGGGAGAAG GGAACGTCATCCTGGAGCCCTGCGAGGGGGCGGAGATCTATGTCAACGGGAAACTGGTGACCACGCCTACTCTGCTTCGCTCAG GGAACCGCATTATCATGGGGAAGAGCCATGTGTTTCGCTTCACTAACCCGGAGCAGGCGCGACAGGAGCGGGAGAGGACGCCCTGTGCTGAGACCCCCGTGGAGCCCGTGGACTGGGCCTTCGCCCAGAGTGAGCTGCTGGACAAACAGGGCATCGACATGAAGCAGGAGATGGAGTCAAG GCTTCAGGAGTTAGAAGATCAGTACCGCAGAGAACGAGAGGAGGCCAGTAACCTTCTGGAACAACAGAGACTG GACTATGAGAGTAAACTGGAGGCCCTGCAGAAACAGGTGGACAGAAACTCCCGTTGCCTGGAGCccccagaggaagaggaggagcctgAGGAAGAAG TTCCATGGACCAAGTGTGAGACGGAGCTTGCACTGTGGGCATTCCGTAAGTGGCGTTTCTACCAGTTTACCTCCCTCAGGGACCTGCTGTGGGGAAACGCCATCTTCCTCAAGGAAGCCAACGCCATCAGTGTGGAGCTCAAGAAGAAG GTCCAGTTCCAGTTTGTGCTGCTGACCGACACACTGTACTCCCCACTGCCCCCGGACCTGCTGCCCCCCAGCGTGaccaaggagagggagagacagcccTTCCCCCGCACCATCGTAGCAGTGGAGGTCCAGGACCAGAAGAACGGGGCCACACACTACTGGACCCTGGAGAAACTCAG GCAGAGGCTGGACCTGATGAGGGAGATGTACGACCGTGCGGCGGAGGTGCCTAGCAGCACTGTGGAGGACTGTGACCAGGCCCTGACCGGGGGAGACCCCTTCTATGACCGCTTCCCATGGTTCCGTCTGGTGGGCAG GGCCTTTGTGTACCTGAGTAACCTGCTGTACCCCGTGCCCCTGGTGCACCGTGTGGCCATCGTCAGTGAGAAGGGAGAGGTGAAGGGCTTCCTCAGGGTGGCAGTCCAGGCCATCTCAG CTGATGAAGAAGCCCCAGACTATGGTTCTGGTGTCAGACAGTCAGGAACTGCCAAGATCTCCTTTGAGGACCAACAGTTTGAGAAG TTCCAGACAGAGTCGTGTTCTGGCAGCATGTCCCACTCTAACACCTCCCAAGAGGAGCTCCGCTTTGTTGAGGGGGAGGGACAGACCTCTGACATAGGAGCTGACCCTGACGAGGTCAACAACAACACCTGTGCTG ACCTGTCCCCCATCACAGCCACTCCGGAGGCCCCTCAGAGCCCGTTAAAGGGGGTTCTGGGTCTGGAACTACCCCTGGAGCTGAACCAGGAGAAGGCCCTGTCCCACCTCCGCATCGGATCCACTTTCACCTTCAGGGTCACCGTGCTGCAAGCCTCCAGCATCTCTGCTGAATATGCCGATATCTTCTGCCAGTTCAA CTTCATCCACCGACATGACGAGGCGTTCTCCACTGAGCCACTGAAGAACACTGGCAGGGGACCTCCTCTGGGATTCTACCATGTACAGAAT ATCACGGTAGAGGTCACCAAGTCGTTTGTGGAGTATATCAAGACCCAGCCCATCGTCTTCGAGGTGTTTGGTCACTACCAGAAACAGCCGTTCCCACCTCTCTGCAAAGACCTCATCAG TTCACACTTTTTTTACAGTCCCCTTCGACCTTCTAGGAGGCAATTCCCGAGGGTCATGCCCTTGTCTAAACCAG TGCCGGCCACCAAGCTAAACACCTTGACTCGCTCCATGGCAGGCCCATGTCACTCCAAATATGACCTCATGGCCTTCTTTGAGATCTGTGAGCTAGAGGCCAACGGAGA CTATATCCCTTCAGTGGTGGACCACAGAGGTGGCATGCCTTGCCATGGAACCTTCCTCCTTCACCAG GGCATCCAGAGGAGAATCACAGTTACCATAGCACACGAGACAGGAAATGACGTAGAGTGGAAGGAGGTCAAGGAGCTGGTGGTGG GGCGTATCCGGAATACTCCGGAGGCTGACGAGACCATCATTGACCCAaacatcctctccctcaacatcttGTCTGCAGGCTACGTCTGGCCCTCGTATGACGACAA TGTTTCCCTGGGAGTTGACCATAG GACGTTTTACCGGTTTGAGGCAGCATGGGACAGCTCCATGCACAACTCCCTCCTTCTGAACCGCGTCACTCCCTATGGAGAGAAGATCTACATCACCCTCTCAGCCTACCTAGAG ATGGAGAACTGCACCCAGCCGACGGTGATCACCAAAGACTTCTGTATGGTGTTCTACTCCCGTGACGCCAAGCTCCCCGCCTCTCGCTCCATTAGAAACCTTTTCAGCACCGGCTGCCTAAGGCCCTCAGAGAG taaccgTGTCACTGGAGTGTATGAAGTCAGTCTCTGCCATGTCGCTGATGCCGGAAGTCCAG GCATGCAGCGGCGGCGCCGGCGCGTCTTGGACACCTCAGTGGCATACGTCCGTGGAGAGGAGAACCTGGCTGGGTGGAGGCCCCGTAGCGACAGCCTCATCCTGGACCACCAGTGGGAGCTGGAGAAACTCAGCCTGCTGCAGGAG GTAGAGAAGACCAGGCATTACCTGCTACTGCGGGAGAAACTAGAGGCCACCCTGGCCGCGGGGCAGGACGCGCTCTGCAAGAGTGGCGACATCAGCGACTTTGCCAAGAGCCCCATCCTCAGCTACAGCCTCGGGGGCAGTCCTGCCCTGGAAAGCCCCAGCCAGAGGCAAAGGGAGCTGGCTGCCAAG TGTCTGCGGTTGCTCATGCACACCTTCAACAGGGAGTACAGCCAGGTGAGCAGCAGTGCCAGTGAGAGCAAG ctGTCTGAGATGTCAGCGTTGCTGATGTCACCGTCCTCTTCTGGTCTGAGCACGCTAACGCCGTCCTCTACTTGCCCCTCATTGGTGGAGGGACATTATGACATCAG ACACATTGAGCCCAGCTCTGGAGCTTCAACCCCAGACCTGGACCCCTTTAGCCCTGTAGATAGGAAGAGGATCCCGGGTAGAGGCAGCACTTTCGTCCCTGACATCCAGGAGATCCGCGTCAG CCCCATCGTGTCGAAGAAAGGCTACCTGCACTTCCTGGAGCCTCACACCAGTGGCTGGGTGAAGCGCTACGTGGTGGTACGCCGGCCCTACGTCTACCTGTACCGCAACGAGAGGGACAATGTGGAGCGCGCTGTCATCAACCTCTCCTCTGCCCAGGTGGAATACAGCGAGGACAAGCAGACTCTGCTCCGG ACTCCAAACACATTTGCAGTGTGCACCGAGCATCGTGGAATACTTCTCCAAGCCAGTAATGACAAGGAGATGCACGACTGGCTGTATGCTTTTAACCCCCTGCTCGCCGGAACTATCAG GTCTAAGCTCTCCAGAAGAAAGTCAGGCCCAAGGAtgtga
- the LOC139559913 gene encoding kinesin-like protein KIF1A isoform X7, whose product MAGASVKVAVRVRPFNSREIGKESKCIIQMTGNTTTILNPKQPKENKSFNFDYSYWSHTTPDDINYHSQKQVYKDIGEEMLLHAFEGYNVCIFAYGQTGSGKSYTMMGKQDQKDQQGIIPLLCEDLFTKISDSNTDNSLSYSVEVSYMEIYCERVRDLLNPKNKGNLRVREHPLMGPYVEDLSKLAVTSYNDIQDLMESGNKARTVAATNMNETSSRSHAVFNIIFTQKKHDMDSENTSEKVSKISLVDLAGSERADSTGAKGTRLKEGANINKSLTTLGKVISALAEVDTAPNKNKKKKKVENHIPYRDSVLTWLLRENLGGNSRTAMVAALSPADINYDETLSTLRYADRAKQIRCNAVINEDPNNRLVRELKEEVCRLKDLLYAQGLGDIIDNLCDYNNFVNNRQAVNQMGDLSTVTNAMTGMSPSPSLSALSSRTGSMANLHDRIFSPASEEAIERLKETEKIIAELNETWEEKLRRTEDIRMQREALLAEMGVAMREDGGTVGVFSPKKTPHLVNLNEDPLMSECLLYYIKDGTTKVGREDARSRQDIVLSGHFIQDEHCTFSSTTGPGGEGNVILEPCEGAEIYVNGKLVTTPTLLRSGNRIIMGKSHVFRFTNPEQARQERERTPCAETPVEPVDWAFAQSELLDKQGIDMKQEMESRLQELEDQYRREREEASNLLEQQRLDYESKLEALQKQVDRNSRCLEPPEEEEEPEEEVPWTKCETELALWAFRKWRFYQFTSLRDLLWGNAIFLKEANAISVELKKKVQFQFVLLTDTLYSPLPPDLLPPSVTKERERQPFPRTIVAVEVQDQKNGATHYWTLEKLRQRLDLMREMYDRAAEVPSSTVEDCDQALTGGDPFYDRFPWFRLVGRAFVYLSNLLYPVPLVHRVAIVSEKGEVKGFLRVAVQAISADEEAPDYGSGVRQSGTAKISFEDQQFEKFQTESCSGSMSHSNTSQEELRFVEGEGQTSDIGADPDEVNNNTCAATPEAPQSPLKGVLGLELPLELNQEKALSHLRIGSTFTFRVTVLQASSISAEYADIFCQFNFIHRHDEAFSTEPLKNTGRGPPLGFYHVQNITVEVTKSFVEYIKTQPIVFEVFGHYQKQPFPPLCKDLISPLRPSRRQFPRVMPLSKPVPATKLNTLTRSMAGPCHSKYDLMAFFEICELEANGDYIPSVVDHRGGMPCHGTFLLHQGIQRRITVTIAHETGNDVEWKEVKELVVGRIRNTPEADETIIDPNILSLNILSAGYVWPSYDDNVSLGVDHRTFYRFEAAWDSSMHNSLLLNRVTPYGEKIYITLSAYLEMENCTQPTVITKDFCMVFYSRDAKLPASRSIRNLFSTGCLRPSESNRVTGVYEVSLCHVADAGSPGMQRRRRRVLDTSVAYVRGEENLAGWRPRSDSLILDHQWELEKLSLLQEVEKTRHYLLLREKLEATLAAGQDALCKSGDISDFAKSPILSYSLGGSPALESPSQRQRELAAKCLRLLMHTFNREYSQVSSSASESKLSEMSALLMSPSSSGLSTLTPSSTCPSLVEGHYDIRHIEPSSGASTPDLDPFSPVDRKRIPGRGSTFVPDIQEIRVSPIVSKKGYLHFLEPHTSGWVKRYVVVRRPYVYLYRNERDNVERAVINLSSAQVEYSEDKQTLLRTPNTFAVCTEHRGILLQASNDKEMHDWLYAFNPLLAGTIRSKLSRRKSGPRM is encoded by the exons CGATCCTAAACCCCAAACAGCCGAAGGAGAACAAGAGCTTCAACTTCGACTACTCCTACTGGTCACATACCACG cCGGACGACATCAACTATCATTCACAGAAGCAGGTGTACAAAGACATTGGAGAGGAGATGTTGCTGCATGCCTTTGAGGGCTACAACGTGTGTATCTTTGCATATGGCCAGACTGGATCTGGGAAGAGCTACACCATGATGGGCAAGCAGGACCAGAAGGACCAGCAAGGCATTATCCCCCTg CTTTGTGAGGACCTCTTCACCAAGATCAGTGACAGCAATACTGACAACAGCTTGTCCTACTCCGTAGAG GTGAGCTACATGGAGATCTACTGTGAGCGTGTGCGTGACCTGCTGAACCCGAAGAACAAAGGGAACCTGCGTGTGAGAGAGCACCCCCTGATGGGGCCCTACGTGGAGGACCTGTCCAAACTGGCCGTCACCTCCTACAACGACATCCAGGACCTGATGGAGTCTGGCAACAAGGCCAG GACGGTGGCAGCCACTAACATGAACGAGACCAGCAGCCGCTCTCACGCTGTCTTCAACATCATCTTCACTCAGAAGAAACACGACATGGATTCAGAGAACACGTCTGAGAAG GTGAGCAAGATCAGCCTGGTGGATCTGGCTGGGAGTGAGAGAGCTGACTCTACAGGAGCCAAAGGAACCAGGCTGAAG GAAGGAGCAAATATCAACAAATCTCTAACCACACTGGGAAAAGTCATCTCTGCTTTAGCTGAAGTG GACACGGCACCAAATAAG aacaagaagaagaagaaagtggAGAACCATATCCCATACAGAGACTCAGTGCTGACCTGGCTGCTGAGAGAGAACCTGG GGGGTAACTCTCGCACTGCCATGGTGGCAGCCCTCAGCCCTGCTGATATCAACTATGACGAGACCCTGAGCACCCTCAG GTATGCAGACCGCGCTAAGCAGATCCGCTGTAACGCTGTTATCAACGAGGACCCCAACAACCGTCTGGTGCGTGAGTTGAAGGAGGAGGTGTGTCGCCTCAAGGACCTCCTCTATGCTCAGGGCCTGGGAGATATCATAGaca ACTTGTGTGATtacaacaactttgtcaataaTCGCCAGGCTGTCAATCAAATGGGTGATCTATCCACAGTGACCAATGCCATGACTGGGATGagcccctctccctcactctctgctCTGTCCAGCCGCACGGGCTCCATGGCAAACCTGCACGACCGCATCTTCAGCCCCGCCTCCGAGGAGGCCATAGAGAGACTCAag GAAACAGAGAAAATCATTGCAGAGCTCAATGAGACATGGGAGGAGAAGCTGCGCCGTACTGAAGATATCCGGATGCAGAG GGAAGCCCTACTGGCTGAGATGGGTGTGGCCATGAGAGAAGATGGAGGCACCGTGGGCGTGTTCTCCCCCAAGAAG ACCCCTCACCTGGTGAACCTAAACGAGGACCCATTGATGTCTGAGTGCTTACTCTACTACATCAAAGATGGGACCACCAA GGTGGGTCGTGAGGACGCCAGAAGTCGCCAGGACATTGTGCTCAGCGGCCATTTTATCCAGGACGAGCACTGCACCTTCAGCAGCACCACAGGCCCCGGGGGAGAAG GGAACGTCATCCTGGAGCCCTGCGAGGGGGCGGAGATCTATGTCAACGGGAAACTGGTGACCACGCCTACTCTGCTTCGCTCAG GGAACCGCATTATCATGGGGAAGAGCCATGTGTTTCGCTTCACTAACCCGGAGCAGGCGCGACAGGAGCGGGAGAGGACGCCCTGTGCTGAGACCCCCGTGGAGCCCGTGGACTGGGCCTTCGCCCAGAGTGAGCTGCTGGACAAACAGGGCATCGACATGAAGCAGGAGATGGAGTCAAG GCTTCAGGAGTTAGAAGATCAGTACCGCAGAGAACGAGAGGAGGCCAGTAACCTTCTGGAACAACAGAGACTG GACTATGAGAGTAAACTGGAGGCCCTGCAGAAACAGGTGGACAGAAACTCCCGTTGCCTGGAGCccccagaggaagaggaggagcctgAGGAAGAAG TTCCATGGACCAAGTGTGAGACGGAGCTTGCACTGTGGGCATTCCGTAAGTGGCGTTTCTACCAGTTTACCTCCCTCAGGGACCTGCTGTGGGGAAACGCCATCTTCCTCAAGGAAGCCAACGCCATCAGTGTGGAGCTCAAGAAGAAG GTCCAGTTCCAGTTTGTGCTGCTGACCGACACACTGTACTCCCCACTGCCCCCGGACCTGCTGCCCCCCAGCGTGaccaaggagagggagagacagcccTTCCCCCGCACCATCGTAGCAGTGGAGGTCCAGGACCAGAAGAACGGGGCCACACACTACTGGACCCTGGAGAAACTCAG GCAGAGGCTGGACCTGATGAGGGAGATGTACGACCGTGCGGCGGAGGTGCCTAGCAGCACTGTGGAGGACTGTGACCAGGCCCTGACCGGGGGAGACCCCTTCTATGACCGCTTCCCATGGTTCCGTCTGGTGGGCAG GGCCTTTGTGTACCTGAGTAACCTGCTGTACCCCGTGCCCCTGGTGCACCGTGTGGCCATCGTCAGTGAGAAGGGAGAGGTGAAGGGCTTCCTCAGGGTGGCAGTCCAGGCCATCTCAG CTGATGAAGAAGCCCCAGACTATGGTTCTGGTGTCAGACAGTCAGGAACTGCCAAGATCTCCTTTGAGGACCAACAGTTTGAGAAG TTCCAGACAGAGTCGTGTTCTGGCAGCATGTCCCACTCTAACACCTCCCAAGAGGAGCTCCGCTTTGTTGAGGGGGAGGGACAGACCTCTGACATAGGAGCTGACCCTGACGAGGTCAACAACAACACCTGTGCTG CCACTCCGGAGGCCCCTCAGAGCCCGTTAAAGGGGGTTCTGGGTCTGGAACTACCCCTGGAGCTGAACCAGGAGAAGGCCCTGTCCCACCTCCGCATCGGATCCACTTTCACCTTCAGGGTCACCGTGCTGCAAGCCTCCAGCATCTCTGCTGAATATGCCGATATCTTCTGCCAGTTCAA CTTCATCCACCGACATGACGAGGCGTTCTCCACTGAGCCACTGAAGAACACTGGCAGGGGACCTCCTCTGGGATTCTACCATGTACAGAAT ATCACGGTAGAGGTCACCAAGTCGTTTGTGGAGTATATCAAGACCCAGCCCATCGTCTTCGAGGTGTTTGGTCACTACCAGAAACAGCCGTTCCCACCTCTCTGCAAAGACCTCATCAG TCCCCTTCGACCTTCTAGGAGGCAATTCCCGAGGGTCATGCCCTTGTCTAAACCAG TGCCGGCCACCAAGCTAAACACCTTGACTCGCTCCATGGCAGGCCCATGTCACTCCAAATATGACCTCATGGCCTTCTTTGAGATCTGTGAGCTAGAGGCCAACGGAGA CTATATCCCTTCAGTGGTGGACCACAGAGGTGGCATGCCTTGCCATGGAACCTTCCTCCTTCACCAG GGCATCCAGAGGAGAATCACAGTTACCATAGCACACGAGACAGGAAATGACGTAGAGTGGAAGGAGGTCAAGGAGCTGGTGGTGG GGCGTATCCGGAATACTCCGGAGGCTGACGAGACCATCATTGACCCAaacatcctctccctcaacatcttGTCTGCAGGCTACGTCTGGCCCTCGTATGACGACAA TGTTTCCCTGGGAGTTGACCATAG GACGTTTTACCGGTTTGAGGCAGCATGGGACAGCTCCATGCACAACTCCCTCCTTCTGAACCGCGTCACTCCCTATGGAGAGAAGATCTACATCACCCTCTCAGCCTACCTAGAG ATGGAGAACTGCACCCAGCCGACGGTGATCACCAAAGACTTCTGTATGGTGTTCTACTCCCGTGACGCCAAGCTCCCCGCCTCTCGCTCCATTAGAAACCTTTTCAGCACCGGCTGCCTAAGGCCCTCAGAGAG taaccgTGTCACTGGAGTGTATGAAGTCAGTCTCTGCCATGTCGCTGATGCCGGAAGTCCAG GCATGCAGCGGCGGCGCCGGCGCGTCTTGGACACCTCAGTGGCATACGTCCGTGGAGAGGAGAACCTGGCTGGGTGGAGGCCCCGTAGCGACAGCCTCATCCTGGACCACCAGTGGGAGCTGGAGAAACTCAGCCTGCTGCAGGAG GTAGAGAAGACCAGGCATTACCTGCTACTGCGGGAGAAACTAGAGGCCACCCTGGCCGCGGGGCAGGACGCGCTCTGCAAGAGTGGCGACATCAGCGACTTTGCCAAGAGCCCCATCCTCAGCTACAGCCTCGGGGGCAGTCCTGCCCTGGAAAGCCCCAGCCAGAGGCAAAGGGAGCTGGCTGCCAAG TGTCTGCGGTTGCTCATGCACACCTTCAACAGGGAGTACAGCCAGGTGAGCAGCAGTGCCAGTGAGAGCAAG ctGTCTGAGATGTCAGCGTTGCTGATGTCACCGTCCTCTTCTGGTCTGAGCACGCTAACGCCGTCCTCTACTTGCCCCTCATTGGTGGAGGGACATTATGACATCAG ACACATTGAGCCCAGCTCTGGAGCTTCAACCCCAGACCTGGACCCCTTTAGCCCTGTAGATAGGAAGAGGATCCCGGGTAGAGGCAGCACTTTCGTCCCTGACATCCAGGAGATCCGCGTCAG CCCCATCGTGTCGAAGAAAGGCTACCTGCACTTCCTGGAGCCTCACACCAGTGGCTGGGTGAAGCGCTACGTGGTGGTACGCCGGCCCTACGTCTACCTGTACCGCAACGAGAGGGACAATGTGGAGCGCGCTGTCATCAACCTCTCCTCTGCCCAGGTGGAATACAGCGAGGACAAGCAGACTCTGCTCCGG ACTCCAAACACATTTGCAGTGTGCACCGAGCATCGTGGAATACTTCTCCAAGCCAGTAATGACAAGGAGATGCACGACTGGCTGTATGCTTTTAACCCCCTGCTCGCCGGAACTATCAG GTCTAAGCTCTCCAGAAGAAAGTCAGGCCCAAGGAtgtga